In one window of Nodosilinea sp. PGN35 DNA:
- a CDS encoding DUF3368 domain-containing protein produces MIVVADTSPINYLLLIGQIDLLPHLFQEIIIPEAVRDEMTDPGAPLVLQQWITCPPGWLKIQAVSVIADNLSTLDPGEQAAITLAQTLPADLLIIDERLGRRFANNLGVSTIGTLGVLDAAASQGLVDLPNAITRLQQTNFRISRRIIQTLLENNT; encoded by the coding sequence ATGATTGTTGTTGCTGATACTTCACCAATCAACTATTTGTTGTTAATTGGCCAGATCGACTTACTGCCCCACTTGTTTCAAGAAATTATTATTCCTGAAGCGGTGCGGGATGAAATGACCGACCCAGGAGCACCTCTAGTTTTACAGCAGTGGATTACCTGTCCTCCTGGTTGGCTCAAAATTCAGGCTGTTTCTGTCATAGCTGATAATCTGAGTACGCTTGATCCAGGAGAACAAGCCGCTATTACCTTAGCCCAAACCTTGCCAGCAGACTTACTGATTATTGATGAGCGCCTGGGACGACGGTTTGCAAATAATCTTGGCGTGTCTACTATTGGAACCCTTGGGGTTTTGGATGCTGCTGCAAGTCAGGGATTAGTTGATCTTCCCAATGCGATCACGCGCTTACAACAGACAAACTTTCGCATCTCCCGTCGCATTATTCAGACATTGTTAGAGAATAATACCTAG
- a CDS encoding aliphatic sulfonate ABC transporter substrate-binding protein, with the protein MRRSLWAILATFSVVVLHSCAQPSGSGGTAAAAPSAVRVDFAYYNPVSLVLKEKGWLEEDLAQDNVAVEWTQSQGSNKALELLNSRSIDFGSTAGAAALLGKANGNPIKSVYIYSKPEWTALVTRPDSGITKVEDLKGKRVAATKGTDPHIFLLRALDQVGLSESDLEVVQLQHADGRTALERGDADAWAGLDPHMAKTELESGASLFFRNPDLNTYGVLNVREEFANTYPAYVERVLAAYEKARQWSLENPAELEAILANAAGLEKNVAAKQLERTDLSNSVIGAVHKTTILASGDVLKKSGVIPSNTDVNAVVESLIDPQFIEKVAVK; encoded by the coding sequence ATGCGGCGCAGCCTGTGGGCCATTCTGGCCACCTTCTCCGTGGTGGTGCTGCACAGCTGCGCCCAGCCCTCAGGCTCTGGCGGCACCGCCGCTGCCGCCCCCAGCGCAGTGCGCGTAGACTTTGCCTACTACAACCCCGTCAGCCTGGTGCTGAAAGAGAAAGGCTGGCTCGAAGAAGACCTGGCCCAGGACAATGTGGCCGTCGAGTGGACTCAGAGCCAGGGCAGCAACAAAGCCCTTGAGTTGCTCAACAGCCGCAGCATCGACTTTGGCTCCACCGCCGGAGCGGCGGCCCTGCTGGGCAAAGCCAACGGCAACCCGATCAAATCGGTCTACATCTACTCCAAACCCGAGTGGACGGCCCTGGTCACCCGCCCCGACAGCGGCATCACCAAAGTTGAAGACCTGAAGGGCAAACGGGTGGCCGCCACTAAGGGCACCGACCCCCACATTTTCTTGCTGCGCGCCCTCGATCAAGTCGGCCTCTCAGAAAGCGACCTGGAAGTGGTGCAGCTTCAGCACGCCGATGGCCGCACCGCCCTAGAGCGCGGCGATGCCGATGCCTGGGCTGGCCTTGACCCCCACATGGCCAAAACCGAGCTAGAAAGCGGAGCAAGCCTTTTCTTCCGCAACCCCGACCTGAACACCTACGGCGTGCTCAACGTGCGCGAAGAGTTTGCCAACACCTACCCCGCCTACGTCGAGCGGGTGCTCGCCGCCTACGAAAAGGCCCGCCAGTGGTCTCTCGAAAACCCAGCGGAGCTAGAGGCCATCCTCGCCAACGCCGCTGGCCTGGAAAAGAACGTCGCCGCCAAACAGCTTGAGCGCACCGATCTATCCAACAGCGTCATCGGTGCCGTTCACAAAACCACCATCCTCGCCTCCGGTGACGTGCTGAAGAAGAGCGGCGTGATCCCCTCCAATACAGACGTGAATGCCGTGGTGGAGTCGCTGATCGATCCGCAGTTTATTGAGAAAGTGGCGGTGAAGTAG
- a CDS encoding ABC transporter ATP-binding protein: MLHIKNVHKQFANGFLALEGIDLTIQPGEIVSLVGTSGCGKSTLLRILAGLDFPTLGEVSIDGEPIAGPHPKVGLIFQEARLMPWLTVADNIKFGLHGLPPLERQWRTQQVLQKVHLSKFAESLPRQLSGGMAQRVAIARALVTQPNILLLDEPFSALDAFTRAQLQDHLLEIWEGDYPTLVVVTHDVEEALVLSDRVIVLRPHPGRIHRELRVDLPRPRRRSSPEFQRLKEQLIGELDLTPELDLVEL, encoded by the coding sequence ATGCTTCATATCAAAAACGTCCACAAACAATTCGCCAATGGCTTCCTGGCCCTGGAGGGGATCGACCTGACCATTCAGCCGGGGGAAATTGTCAGCCTGGTGGGTACCAGCGGCTGCGGCAAGAGCACGCTGCTGCGGATTTTGGCGGGGCTGGATTTTCCTACCCTGGGGGAGGTCAGCATTGATGGGGAGCCAATTGCTGGCCCGCACCCCAAGGTGGGGCTGATCTTCCAAGAGGCGCGGCTGATGCCCTGGCTGACGGTCGCAGACAATATCAAGTTTGGTCTCCACGGCTTGCCTCCGCTGGAGCGGCAGTGGCGCACCCAGCAGGTGTTGCAGAAGGTGCACCTCAGCAAGTTTGCTGAGTCGTTGCCCCGGCAGCTGTCGGGGGGCATGGCCCAGCGGGTGGCGATCGCCCGTGCCCTGGTCACCCAGCCCAACATCCTGCTGCTCGACGAACCCTTCAGCGCCCTCGATGCCTTTACCCGCGCCCAGCTGCAAGACCACCTGCTGGAGATTTGGGAGGGCGACTACCCCACCCTGGTGGTCGTTACCCACGATGTGGAAGAGGCGCTGGTGCTGAGCGATCGCGTCATTGTCCTGCGCCCCCACCCCGGTCGCATCCACCGTGAGCTGAGGGTAGATTTGCCCCGGCCCCGTCGTCGCAGCAGCCCAGAGTTTCAGCGCCTAAAAGAGCAGTTGATTGGGGAGCTAGATCTGACGCCCGAGTTGGATCTGGTGGAGTTGTGA
- a CDS encoding acyl-CoA dehydrogenase family protein: protein MPTLQRLDPTTILATAAALSQELAANAVERDRTAGIPTYEVSRLRETGLLSLVIPQEYGGAGADLVTVYQVIKALAKADGSIGQLYGNHVGLVTLAHAIGTPAQKERDYRGTAQHQWFWGNAINTRDDRLKLSPDGDGFRLNGEKGFGTGIPAADRWVFSAVQAGVELPLFLAIPSDRPGVTILDDWDNVGQRRTASNSLSFDNVWVEADEIYGPPVDPDGAFATLPGPVAQVAKVYTYLGIAEGALEAARQYTQEKTRPWVASGVSGITTEPYILRHYGELWTELQAASALADKVAEQVQVAWEKGDTLTHEERGEVAVQVSAAKAFSTRVGLDIANRIFEVTGSRATATHYGFDRYWRDLRTFTLHDPADYKLRDVGNWFLNGVYPTPTQYS, encoded by the coding sequence ATGCCCACCCTCCAACGCCTCGACCCCACCACTATCCTCGCCACCGCCGCCGCCCTCTCCCAGGAGCTGGCTGCCAATGCCGTGGAGCGCGATCGCACCGCTGGCATTCCCACCTACGAAGTCTCGCGCCTGCGGGAAACTGGCCTGCTCTCTCTAGTGATTCCCCAGGAGTACGGCGGAGCTGGGGCCGACCTGGTGACGGTGTACCAGGTGATCAAAGCACTGGCCAAGGCCGATGGCTCGATTGGGCAGCTCTACGGCAACCACGTGGGGCTGGTCACCCTGGCCCATGCGATCGGCACCCCGGCCCAAAAAGAGCGCGACTATCGCGGCACTGCCCAGCACCAGTGGTTTTGGGGCAATGCCATCAACACCCGCGACGATCGCCTGAAGCTCAGCCCCGACGGCGATGGCTTTCGGCTAAATGGTGAGAAGGGGTTTGGTACGGGCATTCCCGCCGCCGATCGCTGGGTGTTTTCGGCGGTGCAGGCGGGGGTAGAGCTGCCCTTGTTTCTGGCGATTCCGAGCGATCGCCCCGGCGTCACCATTCTCGACGACTGGGACAACGTCGGTCAGCGCCGCACCGCCAGCAACAGCCTCAGCTTCGACAACGTGTGGGTCGAGGCCGACGAAATCTACGGCCCCCCAGTTGACCCCGACGGAGCCTTCGCCACCCTGCCCGGCCCCGTGGCCCAGGTGGCCAAGGTCTACACCTACCTGGGCATTGCCGAAGGAGCGCTGGAGGCGGCCCGCCAGTATACCCAGGAGAAAACCCGCCCCTGGGTGGCCTCCGGCGTCAGCGGCATTACCACCGAGCCTTACATTCTGCGCCACTACGGCGAACTGTGGACGGAGCTTCAGGCCGCCAGCGCCCTGGCCGACAAGGTGGCCGAGCAGGTGCAGGTCGCCTGGGAAAAGGGAGACACCCTCACCCACGAAGAACGGGGCGAGGTCGCCGTCCAGGTTTCGGCAGCCAAAGCTTTCTCCACCCGCGTCGGCCTCGACATTGCCAACCGCATTTTTGAAGTCACCGGCAGCCGCGCCACTGCCACCCACTACGGCTTTGACCGCTACTGGCGCGACCTGCGCACCTTCACCCTCCACGACCCCGCCGACTACAAACTGCGCGACGTCGGCAACTGGTTCCTCAACGGCGTTTACCCCACCCCCACCCAGTACTCCTAG
- the ssuD gene encoding FMNH2-dependent alkanesulfonate monooxygenase, with product MSLDIHWFIPTHGDGRYLGTAQGGRAITADYLRQLAGAIDQLGYAGALLPTGKSCEDAWITAASLIAVTKRMKFLVAIRPGISSPGMAARMAATFDRISGGRLLVNVVTGGDPTELAGDGLHLDKQERYELTDEFLEVWRGVMQQQVVDFEGQHLTVKGAKLLFPPVQDPYPPLYFGGSSPIAKDIAAKHVDLYLTWGEPPAQVAEKIAEVKQLAAAHGRTLRFGIRLHVIVRETTAQAWDAANDLIRYLDDDTISAAQAALATADSEGQRRMVALHGGRRDSLEISPNLWAGVGLVRGGAGTALVGDPNTIAQRMQEYIDLGIDTFIFSGYPHLEEAYRFAELVFPKLPLENLPTAAPSRYVSPIGEIIANEKVPSPAS from the coding sequence ATGAGCTTAGACATCCACTGGTTCATTCCTACCCACGGCGATGGCCGCTACCTGGGCACCGCCCAAGGGGGGCGTGCCATTACCGCCGACTACCTGCGGCAGTTGGCCGGGGCCATTGACCAATTGGGCTATGCCGGGGCGCTGCTGCCCACGGGCAAATCTTGCGAAGACGCCTGGATCACCGCCGCCTCACTGATTGCCGTCACCAAGCGGATGAAGTTCCTGGTCGCCATTCGCCCCGGTATTTCTTCCCCCGGTATGGCGGCCCGGATGGCGGCCACCTTCGATCGCATCTCTGGCGGTCGGCTGCTGGTAAATGTGGTCACAGGGGGCGACCCCACCGAACTCGCTGGTGACGGTCTGCACCTCGACAAGCAAGAACGCTACGAACTCACCGACGAATTCCTGGAAGTCTGGCGCGGCGTCATGCAGCAGCAGGTGGTGGATTTTGAGGGCCAGCACCTGACGGTGAAAGGCGCAAAGCTGCTGTTTCCCCCCGTGCAAGACCCCTACCCGCCCCTGTACTTTGGCGGTTCCTCCCCCATTGCCAAAGACATTGCCGCCAAACACGTAGACCTGTACCTCACCTGGGGCGAACCCCCGGCCCAGGTGGCCGAGAAAATCGCCGAGGTGAAGCAACTGGCCGCTGCCCACGGTCGCACCCTGCGCTTTGGTATTCGCCTGCACGTCATCGTGCGCGAAACCACCGCCCAGGCCTGGGACGCCGCCAATGACCTGATCCGCTACCTGGATGACGACACCATCTCCGCCGCCCAAGCCGCCCTGGCCACCGCCGACTCCGAAGGCCAGCGCCGCATGGTCGCCCTCCACGGGGGCCGCCGCGACAGCCTCGAAATTAGCCCCAACCTGTGGGCCGGCGTTGGTCTGGTGCGCGGCGGGGCCGGTACCGCCCTGGTCGGCGACCCCAACACCATTGCCCAGCGCATGCAGGAATACATCGACCTCGGCATCGACACCTTTATCTTCTCCGGCTACCCCCACCTGGAAGAAGCCTACCGCTTCGCCGAACTGGTCTTTCCCAAGCTGCCCCTGGAGAACCTGCCCACGGCAGCCCCCAGCCGCTACGTCAGCCCGATTGGGGAGATTATCGCCAACGAGAAAGTGCCGAGCCCGGCGAGCTAA
- the ssuC gene encoding aliphatic sulfonate ABC transporter permease SsuC has product MTTTLRRPAPRLSLPWDRILPWAVPVGLILLWQLLAQVGFINSRILPAPTDVVRAAVRLTLSGELFRHVAISTWRAVVGFLIGGSIGLFFGVLNGVSRPAELLADSSIQMIRNIPHLAMIPLVILWFGIGDEARIFLVALGVLFPIYVNTFYGIRAIDPGLIEMGRVYGLSRRELFSQVILPGALPSILVGLRYALGNMWLTLIVAETIAASSGIGYMAMNAREFMQTDVVVVAILLYALLGKLADSAVRWLEKVTIAWHPSQNLK; this is encoded by the coding sequence ATGACCACCACCCTCCGCCGCCCCGCCCCTCGCCTCTCCCTCCCCTGGGATCGCATCCTCCCCTGGGCCGTCCCAGTTGGGCTAATTCTCCTGTGGCAACTCCTGGCCCAGGTTGGTTTTATCAACAGTCGCATTCTGCCCGCCCCTACCGATGTGGTGCGGGCTGCCGTTCGCCTTACCCTCAGCGGCGAACTGTTCAGGCACGTTGCCATTAGCACCTGGCGGGCCGTGGTTGGGTTTCTCATTGGCGGCAGCATCGGGCTGTTTTTCGGCGTGCTCAACGGCGTCTCCCGCCCCGCCGAGCTGCTGGCCGACAGCTCCATTCAAATGATTCGCAACATTCCCCACCTGGCCATGATTCCCCTGGTCATCCTCTGGTTTGGCATCGGCGATGAGGCACGGATTTTTTTGGTGGCGCTGGGGGTGCTGTTTCCGATTTACGTCAACACCTTCTACGGCATTCGCGCCATCGACCCAGGGCTGATTGAAATGGGCCGCGTCTATGGTCTCAGCCGCCGCGAACTGTTTTCTCAGGTGATATTACCCGGCGCGTTGCCCAGCATTTTAGTCGGCCTGCGCTACGCCCTGGGCAACATGTGGCTGACGCTGATTGTGGCCGAAACTATCGCCGCCAGCTCCGGCATTGGCTACATGGCCATGAATGCCCGCGAATTTATGCAGACCGATGTGGTGGTGGTGGCTATTTTGCTCTACGCCCTACTCGGTAAACTCGCCGACTCCGCCGTCCGCTGGCTGGAGAAAGTCACGATCGCGTGGCATCCCAGTCAGAATTTGAAGTGA
- a CDS encoding sulfonate ABC transporter substrate-binding protein — protein sequence MSPIPPTPSRRRFLCQSSLFLGGIALAGTVNACSTESTPQATAPVTTAAAPAAASAGGSKAIRVGYQKSSTILNLLKNQKRLEDRFKGESVNISFNEFAAGPQMLEALNVGSIDLAYTGETPPVFAQAAGAPLLYIAWEDVGPLAEALLVQQDSPIQSVAELKGKKVALNKGSNVHYLLVKALEEAGLQYSDVETAYLPPGDARSAFEQKSVDAWVIWDPFQAAAEKQLGARILRDGKGIVQNRGFYLATKSFVEGNPDLVAGLLEELEAVSAFAKDNPPEVSKFLSNELGIPTDVLDLVETRRGYGIQPITPEVVAYQQDVADVFYNLQLIPKQIDVSTVIWTR from the coding sequence ATGTCCCCCATCCCCCCCACCCCCTCCCGCCGCCGATTCCTCTGCCAGAGCAGCCTCTTCCTCGGCGGCATTGCCCTGGCGGGCACCGTCAACGCCTGTAGCACCGAGTCCACCCCCCAGGCCACTGCACCCGTCACCACCGCCGCCGCCCCCGCTGCCGCATCGGCGGGGGGCAGCAAAGCCATCCGCGTCGGCTACCAAAAATCCTCCACCATTCTCAACCTGCTGAAAAACCAGAAACGCCTGGAGGATCGCTTTAAGGGCGAGTCGGTCAACATCAGCTTCAACGAGTTTGCCGCTGGCCCCCAAATGCTGGAGGCGCTCAACGTTGGCAGCATCGACCTGGCCTACACCGGCGAAACACCCCCCGTCTTTGCCCAGGCCGCTGGTGCCCCCCTGCTCTACATCGCCTGGGAAGATGTCGGCCCCCTGGCCGAGGCTCTGCTGGTGCAGCAGGACTCGCCCATCCAGAGCGTGGCCGAGCTGAAGGGCAAAAAAGTCGCCCTCAACAAGGGCTCCAACGTCCACTATCTGCTGGTCAAAGCGCTAGAAGAAGCGGGGCTCCAGTACAGCGACGTTGAAACCGCCTACCTGCCCCCCGGCGATGCCCGCTCGGCCTTTGAGCAAAAGAGCGTCGATGCCTGGGTGATCTGGGATCCCTTCCAGGCGGCGGCGGAGAAGCAGCTGGGGGCCAGAATTTTGCGCGACGGCAAAGGCATTGTGCAAAATCGCGGCTTCTATCTGGCCACAAAGTCCTTTGTGGAGGGTAATCCAGACCTGGTAGCTGGGCTGCTAGAGGAGCTGGAAGCCGTCAGCGCCTTCGCCAAGGACAACCCCCCAGAGGTGTCGAAGTTTCTCTCCAACGAGCTGGGCATTCCCACCGATGTGCTGGATCTGGTTGAAACCCGCCGGGGCTATGGCATTCAGCCCATTACCCCAGAGGTGGTTGCCTACCAGCAGGACGTGGCCGATGTGTTCTACAACCTCCAGCTCATTCCCAAACAAATTGACGTGTCTACGGTGATCTGGACGAGGTAG
- the ssuE gene encoding NADPH-dependent FMN reductase, which translates to MTKIVAIAGSPSHPSRSYAVLEEAQKILKAQGAELEILLVRDLPAEDLLQARFDSAAINAATAQVTAADAVIISTPVYKAAYTGILKAFLDLLPQKALVGKPILPIATGGTLAHLLAIDYALNPVLGVLGASHILQGVYLVDNQFQRLATGGVEFNDPELQTRFHSALTDLTHAIPARVPTAV; encoded by the coding sequence ATGACAAAAATAGTTGCGATCGCCGGTAGCCCGTCCCACCCCTCCCGCTCCTACGCGGTGCTGGAGGAAGCGCAGAAAATCTTGAAAGCCCAGGGCGCTGAACTAGAGATTTTGCTGGTGCGCGACCTGCCAGCGGAGGACTTGCTCCAGGCCCGGTTTGACAGTGCGGCCATCAATGCCGCCACGGCCCAGGTCACCGCCGCCGATGCGGTGATCATTTCGACCCCCGTGTACAAAGCCGCCTACACCGGCATTCTCAAAGCCTTCCTCGATCTGCTGCCCCAAAAGGCGCTGGTGGGCAAGCCCATCCTCCCCATCGCTACGGGGGGAACTTTAGCCCATCTGCTGGCGATCGACTACGCCCTCAACCCCGTGCTCGGCGTCCTCGGAGCCAGCCACATTCTTCAGGGTGTCTACCTGGTCGATAACCAGTTCCAGCGCCTAGCAACCGGCGGGGTTGAATTCAACGACCCCGAACTGCAAACCCGCTTCCACAGCGCCCTGACCGACCTCACCCATGCTATTCCAGCTCGCGTTCCCACTGCCGTGTGA
- a CDS encoding class II glutamine amidotransferase — protein sequence MCQLLGMNCNVPTDICFSFEGFCARGGKTDDHKDGWGIAFFEGLGCRVFLDDSPSSTSPVATLVRQYPIKSMNVIAHIRKATVGPVGLENCHPFKRELWGRYWVFAHNGDVPTLEADPEGIYRPVGQTDSERAFCLMLNTIRQRFPNRKPPIADLYAVLREVTADIAQHGIFNYLLSDGEHFFAHCSTKLCYIVRQAPFAAAHLIDEDLTVDFQELTTPSDRVAVIATTSLTDNEAWTPIQPGELLVFQDGAPLLALV from the coding sequence ATGTGTCAACTCCTGGGGATGAACTGTAATGTGCCGACGGATATTTGCTTCTCCTTTGAGGGGTTTTGCGCTCGAGGTGGCAAAACTGACGACCACAAAGACGGCTGGGGCATTGCCTTTTTTGAGGGGCTGGGCTGCCGGGTCTTTCTCGACGATAGCCCCTCCAGCACCTCACCCGTGGCGACCCTGGTGCGCCAGTACCCAATCAAATCGATGAACGTGATCGCCCACATTCGCAAGGCCACGGTGGGGCCAGTGGGCCTGGAAAACTGCCACCCCTTCAAGCGCGAGCTGTGGGGCCGCTACTGGGTGTTTGCCCACAATGGCGACGTGCCCACCCTGGAGGCCGACCCCGAGGGCATCTATCGCCCGGTGGGCCAGACCGACAGCGAGCGGGCCTTTTGCCTGATGCTCAACACCATTCGCCAGCGCTTCCCCAATCGCAAGCCTCCCATCGCCGACCTCTATGCGGTGTTGCGAGAGGTCACCGCCGACATTGCCCAGCACGGCATCTTTAACTACCTGCTGTCAGATGGCGAGCACTTTTTTGCCCACTGCTCCACCAAGCTCTGCTACATCGTGCGCCAGGCCCCCTTTGCCGCCGCCCACCTGATCGACGAAGACCTGACGGTGGATTTTCAGGAGCTGACCACACCGAGCGATCGCGTCGCCGTGATCGCCACCACCTCCCTCACCGACAACGAAGCCTGGACCCCCATCCAGCCCGGCGAGCTGCTGGTGTTTCAGGATGGTGCGCCGCTGCTGGCCCTGGTCTGA
- a CDS encoding sulfonate ABC transporter substrate-binding protein — protein MASKPNRSTAWGLTRRQSLKSLGGLFATGFGLSLAATACSTDPTTSVEPEPAATQAKARVLRIGHQKFDPFILIKARGGLEERLKAFGTRIEWTEFQSGPPMLEALNVGSIDLARTGDAPPIFAQAADTPFLYVGSGAPRPSSSGILVKENSELRSLADLKGKKVGFQRGSSAHFLVVQALKESGLTPSDIQPENLSPADARAAFEQDNIDAWAIWDPFYAAAEKQVGARALTTGEGLAPNREFFLAHKTFAADNEALLLALLEETAEVARWADDNPDEVVEVLAPVTGIEPDILETVTRRRSWTFDAVQPDAIAEQQRIADAFYELDLIPKSVQVLDVIWRPT, from the coding sequence ATGGCATCTAAACCCAATCGTTCTACGGCCTGGGGCCTGACCCGGCGACAGTCGCTCAAATCCTTAGGTGGCCTGTTTGCCACCGGCTTTGGCCTGAGTTTGGCCGCCACGGCGTGCAGCACCGACCCCACCACCAGCGTCGAGCCCGAGCCTGCTGCCACCCAGGCCAAGGCCAGGGTGCTGCGCATCGGCCACCAAAAGTTCGACCCGTTCATTTTGATCAAGGCGCGGGGCGGGCTGGAGGAGCGGCTCAAGGCCTTTGGCACCCGCATCGAGTGGACGGAGTTTCAGTCAGGGCCGCCAATGCTGGAGGCGCTCAACGTCGGCAGCATCGACCTGGCCCGCACTGGCGATGCCCCGCCGATCTTTGCCCAGGCGGCGGATACGCCCTTTCTCTATGTGGGCAGCGGCGCACCCCGGCCCAGCAGCTCCGGCATTCTGGTCAAGGAGAATTCGGAGCTGCGATCGCTCGCCGATCTCAAGGGCAAAAAGGTCGGCTTCCAGCGCGGTTCCAGTGCCCACTTCCTGGTGGTGCAGGCCCTCAAGGAATCCGGGTTGACCCCCAGCGATATCCAGCCCGAAAACCTCTCCCCCGCCGATGCCCGCGCCGCCTTCGAGCAGGACAACATCGACGCCTGGGCGATCTGGGACCCCTTCTACGCCGCCGCCGAAAAGCAGGTTGGGGCACGCGCCCTGACCACAGGCGAAGGATTGGCCCCCAACCGGGAGTTCTTCCTGGCCCACAAAACCTTCGCGGCGGACAACGAGGCCCTGCTGCTGGCCCTGCTGGAGGAAACCGCCGAGGTGGCCCGCTGGGCCGACGACAACCCCGACGAGGTGGTTGAGGTGCTGGCCCCCGTGACGGGCATCGAGCCCGACATTCTAGAGACCGTCACCCGCCGCCGCAGCTGGACCTTTGATGCAGTACAGCCCGATGCGATCGCCGAACAGCAGCGCATCGCCGACGCCTTCTACGAACTGGATCTAATTCCCAAATCCGTCCAGGTCCTCGACGTCATCTGGCGACCCACCTAG
- a CDS encoding ABC transporter permease: protein MPLTLTRNPTKPHLTIPRPLQGWLLPTVLVLLWELVSRLGIVAPNLLPAPTTVLDTVVDLARSGALFRHVSITLYRVIVGFGIGTLVATVLGALTGYSRTAHAYLDPLLQALRNIPSIAWVPLFILWLGIYESSKIALIAVGVFFPVYLNLMSGVQGVDRKLVEVGQIYRLTKLQLVQRVFFPATLPAYLVGLRNGLGLGWMFVVAAELMGASQGLGYLLIDGQTTGRPAIIIASIVLFALLGKLTDSGLSAINKRLLHWQDSYGAG from the coding sequence ATGCCCCTCACCCTCACCCGCAACCCCACCAAGCCCCACCTCACCATTCCCCGTCCCCTCCAGGGCTGGCTACTTCCCACTGTATTAGTGCTGCTGTGGGAGCTGGTGTCGCGGCTGGGCATAGTAGCCCCCAACCTGCTGCCTGCTCCGACCACGGTGTTAGACACTGTTGTTGATCTGGCCCGCAGCGGTGCGCTGTTTCGCCACGTAAGTATTACCCTCTATCGGGTGATTGTGGGCTTTGGCATTGGCACCCTGGTGGCCACGGTGCTGGGGGCGCTGACGGGCTACTCTCGCACGGCCCACGCCTACCTCGACCCGCTGCTGCAAGCCCTGCGAAATATTCCCTCGATCGCCTGGGTGCCGCTGTTTATTCTCTGGCTGGGCATCTACGAAAGCTCGAAGATCGCCTTGATTGCCGTGGGGGTGTTTTTCCCTGTCTACCTGAATTTGATGAGCGGGGTGCAGGGGGTCGATCGCAAGCTGGTAGAGGTGGGCCAAATCTACCGCTTGACCAAGCTACAGCTGGTGCAGCGGGTTTTCTTTCCGGCCACGTTACCGGCCTACCTGGTCGGGCTTCGCAATGGCCTGGGCCTGGGCTGGATGTTTGTAGTCGCCGCCGAACTCATGGGCGCAAGTCAGGGGTTGGGCTACCTGTTGATCGATGGCCAAACTACCGGACGCCCGGCCATCATCATCGCCAGCATCGTGCTGTTTGCCCTCTTAGGAAAACTGACCGATTCAGGATTATCAGCCATTAATAAGCGACTGCTGCACTGGCAAGATTCCTATGGTGCAGGGTAG
- a CDS encoding DUF4058 family protein → MERWAHQWVTLFGLTTGAIIGLAIPAVPMQPNFPGMNPYLEAPDLWPEVPAWLIVQLARTLNPVLRPKYRAAVEQRVYTDTVLVGIPDVSVVQQRPQPQPSPTAAVLSQPITVSLPMPEEVRESYLEIRQIGTGQVVTVLEVLSPKNKRPGEGRTQYLTKRLKVLESQSHLVEIDLLRGGESLPMAGGVASDYRILISRAQRRPQAELYPFNLRQAIPHVPLPLQPGDDEPTIDLHSLLQEIYTAAALDAVIDYGQPPVPPLTGEEWHWVQSLM, encoded by the coding sequence TTGGAACGTTGGGCTCACCAGTGGGTCACGCTATTTGGCCTGACTACCGGTGCCATAATAGGGCTAGCCATCCCCGCCGTACCGATGCAGCCCAACTTCCCTGGCATGAATCCTTACCTGGAGGCTCCCGACCTCTGGCCAGAGGTGCCCGCCTGGCTGATTGTGCAACTGGCCCGCACCCTTAACCCCGTGCTGCGGCCCAAGTATCGGGCAGCGGTAGAGCAGCGGGTGTATACCGACACAGTGTTGGTGGGCATTCCCGATGTTTCGGTGGTACAGCAGCGCCCCCAACCACAGCCCAGCCCGACGGCAGCCGTCCTCAGCCAGCCCATCACCGTCAGCCTGCCCATGCCTGAGGAGGTGCGGGAGAGCTACCTGGAAATTCGCCAGATTGGTACAGGCCAGGTGGTGACGGTGCTGGAGGTGCTGTCGCCCAAAAATAAGCGCCCCGGCGAGGGAAGAACCCAGTACCTAACCAAGCGCCTCAAGGTGCTCGAAAGCCAGAGCCATTTGGTGGAAATCGACCTGCTGCGAGGAGGCGAGTCACTGCCCATGGCCGGGGGGGTAGCCTCTGACTACCGCATTTTGATCAGCCGTGCCCAACGACGACCCCAGGCCGAGCTCTACCCCTTCAACCTGCGGCAGGCCATACCTCACGTGCCGCTGCCGCTACAGCCAGGGGATGATGAACCGACGATTGACCTGCACTCGCTCTTGCAGGAGATCTACACCGCCGCCGCCCTGGACGCGGTGATTGACTATGGCCAGCCGCCAGTGCCGCCCCTGACGGGAGAGGAGTGGCACTGGGTGCAAAGCCTGATGTAG